The Manihot esculenta cultivar AM560-2 chromosome 1, M.esculenta_v8, whole genome shotgun sequence genome has a window encoding:
- the LOC110628234 gene encoding uncharacterized protein LOC110628234 isoform X2, producing the protein MAITLLSIPTSPQTLFSHRLYANTNTCLHGSAALLRYPSKSFIPLSSSSSSLTSAAEDNPPPPSPDPLVLQSESATVDADEPPVGGCKACGRQEIEKGCNGEGRIQGGIATVPGFGWWPIKAYRPCPRFVASGGRYRRQGQSMDEVAFGRGEKGTPIGSSTEVEYSNKRGDPRRFKR; encoded by the exons ATGGCAATCACTCTACTCTCAATACCAACATCTCCTCAAACCCTTTTCTCCCATCGCCTTTATGCTAATACCAACACATGTTTACATGGCTCAGCAGCTCTCCTTAGATACCCATCTAAGTCCTTCAttcctctctcttcttcttcttcttctttaactTCTGCTGCAGAAGATAATCCTCCGCCGCCTTCACCAGATCCTCTTGTTCTCCAGTCAGAATCTGCAACCGTTGACGCTGACGAGCCTCCTGTCGG GGGTTGTAAGGCCTGTGGGAGGCAGGAAATTGAGAAGGGCTGCAATGGAGAAGGAAGGATTCAAGGTGGGATTGCAACAGTTCCAGGGTTTGGTTGGTGGCCGATAAAGGCTTACAGACCATGTCCTAGATTTGTAGCATCTGGTGGCAGGTATAGGCGGCAAGGGCAAAGCATGGACGAAGTTGCCTTTGGGAGGGGGGAGAAAGGAACTCCTATAGGAAGCAGCACTGAGGTCGAGTACAG TAACAAAAGGGGAGATCCAAGGAGATTTAAGAGGTGA
- the LOC110628234 gene encoding uncharacterized protein LOC110628234 isoform X1, translating to MAITLLSIPTSPQTLFSHRLYANTNTCLHGSAALLRYPSKSFIPLSSSSSSLTSAAEDNPPPPSPDPLVLQSESATVDADEPPVGGCKACGRQEIEKGCNGEGRIQGGIATVPGFGWWPIKAYRPCPRFVASGGRYRRQGQSMDEVAFGRGEKGTPIGSSTEVEYRLDSTKDCNKRGDPRRFKR from the exons ATGGCAATCACTCTACTCTCAATACCAACATCTCCTCAAACCCTTTTCTCCCATCGCCTTTATGCTAATACCAACACATGTTTACATGGCTCAGCAGCTCTCCTTAGATACCCATCTAAGTCCTTCAttcctctctcttcttcttcttcttctttaactTCTGCTGCAGAAGATAATCCTCCGCCGCCTTCACCAGATCCTCTTGTTCTCCAGTCAGAATCTGCAACCGTTGACGCTGACGAGCCTCCTGTCGG GGGTTGTAAGGCCTGTGGGAGGCAGGAAATTGAGAAGGGCTGCAATGGAGAAGGAAGGATTCAAGGTGGGATTGCAACAGTTCCAGGGTTTGGTTGGTGGCCGATAAAGGCTTACAGACCATGTCCTAGATTTGTAGCATCTGGTGGCAGGTATAGGCGGCAAGGGCAAAGCATGGACGAAGTTGCCTTTGGGAGGGGGGAGAAAGGAACTCCTATAGGAAGCAGCACTGAGGTCGAGTACAG gtTGGATAGCACAAAGGACTG TAACAAAAGGGGAGATCCAAGGAGATTTAAGAGGTGA
- the LOC110628234 gene encoding uncharacterized protein LOC110628234 isoform X3 → MAITLLSIPTSPQTLFSHRLYANTNTCLHGSAALLRYPSKSFIPLSSSSSSLTSAAEDNPPPPSPDPLVLQSESATVDADEPPVGGCKACGRQEIEKGCNGEGRIQGGIATVPGFGWWPIKAYRPCPRFVASGGRYRRQGQSMDEVAFGRGEKGTPIGSSTEVEYRPIRPRC, encoded by the exons ATGGCAATCACTCTACTCTCAATACCAACATCTCCTCAAACCCTTTTCTCCCATCGCCTTTATGCTAATACCAACACATGTTTACATGGCTCAGCAGCTCTCCTTAGATACCCATCTAAGTCCTTCAttcctctctcttcttcttcttcttctttaactTCTGCTGCAGAAGATAATCCTCCGCCGCCTTCACCAGATCCTCTTGTTCTCCAGTCAGAATCTGCAACCGTTGACGCTGACGAGCCTCCTGTCGG GGGTTGTAAGGCCTGTGGGAGGCAGGAAATTGAGAAGGGCTGCAATGGAGAAGGAAGGATTCAAGGTGGGATTGCAACAGTTCCAGGGTTTGGTTGGTGGCCGATAAAGGCTTACAGACCATGTCCTAGATTTGTAGCATCTGGTGGCAGGTATAGGCGGCAAGGGCAAAGCATGGACGAAGTTGCCTTTGGGAGGGGGGAGAAAGGAACTCCTATAGGAAGCAGCACTGAGGTCGAGTACAG ACCAATAAGACCTAGATGCTAG
- the LOC110626595 gene encoding F-box protein SKIP8 — MEITTSTLTLAFSSQPFLLAFSLTIFSLLVALLTIRSKSSKSHTPSHATSPNPTKTCNCCHSCNGTLGNSDSSSLATVTGHLNGGSAAVEMVAAVSDRVVEKQTGASMMEQLVPEITTHTLSYLDYPSLCRLSMTNSLMRKAANDDNAWKALYHKDFTMEQDTVTPVNGWKSYYAATRAVVNANTEFYNVIKERSLPAMSHFWLNADYVKCIHASGELFTGYNAIMQSWQLTFDWEQWLDFEVQDVRARVLTDMAWVTMKAYIHLNTRPFSVTNVFEFHNGRWYMVHHHSSVMLIDGDVGQQIIHA, encoded by the exons ATGGAGATTACTACCTCTACTCTCACTCTCGCTTTCTCTTCTCAGCCATTTTTATTAGCCTTCTctctcactatcttctctcttctAGTAGCCCTTCTCACTATCCGATCAAAATCCTCCAAATCCCATACACCTTCTCATGCCACGTCACCCAACCCTACTAAGACCTGTAATTGTTGTCATTCCTGTAACGGGACCCTAGGGAATTCAGATTCTTCCTCGTTGGCTACTGTTACTGGGCACCTCAACGGTGGTTCAGCGGCGGTGGAGATGGTGGCGGCGGTATCTGACAGGGTGGTCGAGAAGCAGACGGGGGCGTCTATGATGGAACAATTAGTACCTGAGATTACCACGCACACGCTTAGTTATTTGGATTATCCTAGTCTTTGTAGATTGTCTATGACAAATTCATTGATGCGAAAGGCTGCTAATGATGATAATGCCTGGAAAGCGCTATATCACAAg GATTTTACAATGGAACAAGATACTGTGACACCTGTTAATGGGTGGAAATCTTACTATGCGGCTACAAGAGCCGTTGTGAATGCCAATACAGAATTTTATAATGTGATCAAAGAAAGGTCTCTTCCAGCAATGAGTCATTTTTGGCTTAATGCAGACTATGTGAAGTGTATTCATGCATCTGGGGAACTTTTCACAGG GTATAATGCTATAATGCAGAGTTGGCAACTTACATTTGATTGGGAGCAATGGCTAGATTTTGAGGTTCAGGATGTACGGGCTCGTGTGCTGACGGACATGGCTTGGGTTACCATGAAGGCATATATTCACTTGAACACCAGGCCATTTAGTGTAACAAATGTCTTTGAGTTCCATAATGGTCGGTGGTATATGGTTCACCATCACAGCTCAGTGATGCTCATTGATGGAGATGTTGGCCAACAGATTATTCATGCATAA